A region from the Streptomyces lydicus genome encodes:
- a CDS encoding class I SAM-dependent methyltransferase codes for MNQTPAPTATAPALTAPTAPTGPTSPRQRSDAFAFFREAARSRHTTGAVAPSGSPLARRLAAPLPAPGGRSPLRVLEVGAGTGTVTRALAERIGPGDRLDTVEVNPRFVRLLTEALQTDPVLAAASDRIRIVPESICHTPLPVHSYDVIVSCLPFMNFSPDMVRSLLERYMAALVPGGHLTYFSYLGTLSLRTLFAQRTEATRYRAVAAVLADFSARYGGGDGGGDGGSVAWRNLPPARVTHLRTPQPGADVADPDSLVRR; via the coding sequence ATGAACCAGACACCGGCTCCTACCGCGACCGCTCCCGCGCTCACCGCCCCGACCGCCCCGACCGGCCCGACCAGCCCTCGGCAGCGCAGTGACGCCTTCGCGTTCTTCCGGGAGGCCGCCCGTTCCAGACACACCACCGGCGCTGTGGCCCCGAGCGGCTCCCCGCTCGCCCGGCGGCTCGCCGCGCCGCTGCCCGCCCCCGGCGGCCGCAGCCCGCTGCGTGTCCTGGAGGTCGGCGCGGGTACCGGTACGGTCACCCGCGCGCTGGCCGAGCGCATCGGGCCGGGCGACCGGCTGGACACAGTTGAGGTCAACCCCCGGTTCGTACGGCTGCTGACCGAGGCACTGCAGACGGACCCGGTGCTGGCCGCCGCGTCCGACCGGATCCGGATCGTCCCGGAGTCGATCTGCCACACACCGCTGCCCGTGCACAGCTACGACGTGATCGTCTCTTGTCTGCCCTTCATGAACTTTTCCCCCGACATGGTGCGTTCCCTCTTGGAGCGGTACATGGCCGCACTGGTCCCCGGCGGGCATCTGACCTACTTCAGCTATCTCGGCACGCTGTCCCTACGGACCCTGTTCGCCCAGCGCACCGAGGCCACCCGGTACCGCGCGGTGGCGGCCGTACTGGCCGACTTCTCCGCCCGCTACGGCGGCGGGGACGGCGGCGGGGACGGCGGCAGCGTCGCCTGGCGCAACCTGCCGCCCGCCCGGGTGACGCACCTGAGGACACCCCAGCCGGGTGCCGACGTAGCGGACCCGGATTCCCTCGTCCGGCGATGA
- a CDS encoding AAA family ATPase, which produces MFTGRAAELRLLRELLLSDRRSCFVVWLHGMGGMGKSTLLRRFADEATAHGRTARWVDMRGTEPTPEAFLAALEAQGPLEEAQVLLVDSAEALGGLEHWLRDEFLPRMPAHVLVAVGGRRPPSAEWRADAQWWHALRSVELDGMDDTEAAQLLHHRDVSGPAVLDLVRAAHGMPLALALFADARERVTRAGEPYRGWELGDSPDVVRELLRLLLRETPSPDRADALRVLALARVTTEELVRHTLEVPVAEARALCAWLSGLSFVHSTADGLVPHELVREALVADLRWRGLETYERLFRRLHAHLAERLAERGGGRWVFGAGLAYLGRTNRIAREAVDWHGADRLQLRAARPADLDEVLASIEKEHGWAAGRLARQWWDHQPAAFIVAEDGRRRITGVLVAPCLEAGATGLPDDPVAHAALEHAAERSPLRRSERLLLGRWSTGGAAVACGALTTLWATTPGLAMSWTCTAQGQRALSSLLELYGQQRTAPVDGPDGERVSPFVQDWRSAPFDRWAAALRTRLLADEPSAIPAPVTDGAAPVMPWPQFADAVKHAYRSALNPRQLAESALLGTRLVAPGADAAALRAVLTETVAQLRALPGQRQLGDVLEITYLNGPRSQQAAASRASLSFSTYRRRLSAALTRAAELLRERELYGSVPR; this is translated from the coding sequence GTGTTCACCGGCAGAGCCGCCGAACTGCGGCTGCTGCGGGAGCTGCTGCTCAGCGACCGCCGGAGCTGCTTCGTGGTGTGGCTGCACGGCATGGGCGGCATGGGCAAGAGCACCCTGCTGCGCCGGTTCGCGGACGAGGCGACGGCGCACGGCAGGACCGCCCGCTGGGTCGACATGCGGGGCACGGAGCCGACGCCGGAGGCGTTCTTGGCCGCGCTGGAGGCGCAGGGCCCGCTGGAGGAGGCGCAGGTGCTGCTGGTCGACTCGGCGGAGGCGCTGGGCGGGCTGGAGCACTGGCTGCGCGATGAATTCCTGCCGCGGATGCCCGCGCATGTGCTGGTCGCGGTCGGAGGCCGGCGGCCCCCGTCGGCCGAGTGGCGCGCCGACGCGCAGTGGTGGCACGCGCTGCGCAGTGTGGAGCTGGACGGCATGGACGACACCGAGGCCGCGCAGCTGCTGCACCACCGGGACGTGTCCGGGCCGGCCGTCTTGGACCTCGTACGGGCCGCACACGGAATGCCGTTGGCCCTGGCGCTCTTCGCCGACGCGCGGGAGCGTGTCACGCGGGCCGGGGAGCCGTACCGCGGCTGGGAGTTGGGCGATTCCCCCGACGTGGTGCGCGAGTTACTGCGACTGCTGCTGCGGGAGACCCCCTCGCCGGACCGGGCCGACGCGCTCCGCGTGCTGGCGCTGGCCCGGGTGACCACCGAGGAACTGGTGCGGCACACGCTGGAAGTTCCGGTGGCCGAGGCCCGGGCGCTGTGCGCCTGGCTGAGCGGACTGTCGTTCGTGCACAGCACCGCTGACGGCCTGGTCCCGCACGAACTGGTGCGGGAAGCGCTGGTGGCCGATCTGCGCTGGCGCGGCCTGGAGACGTACGAGCGGCTCTTCCGCCGGCTGCATGCGCACCTGGCCGAGCGGCTGGCGGAGCGCGGAGGCGGCCGCTGGGTCTTCGGTGCGGGGCTGGCCTACCTGGGCCGGACCAACCGGATCGCGCGGGAGGCGGTGGACTGGCACGGTGCGGACCGTCTGCAGCTGCGGGCCGCCCGTCCGGCGGACCTGGACGAGGTGCTGGCCTCGATCGAGAAGGAGCACGGCTGGGCGGCAGGCCGCCTGGCCCGCCAGTGGTGGGACCACCAGCCGGCGGCCTTCATCGTCGCGGAGGACGGCCGCCGCCGGATCACCGGCGTGCTCGTCGCGCCCTGCCTTGAGGCCGGTGCCACCGGGCTGCCCGACGATCCGGTGGCGCACGCCGCGCTGGAGCACGCGGCCGAACGGTCGCCGCTGCGGCGCAGTGAGCGGCTGCTGCTGGGGCGTTGGAGCACCGGCGGCGCGGCGGTGGCCTGCGGCGCGTTGACCACACTGTGGGCGACCACGCCCGGCCTGGCGATGAGCTGGACGTGCACGGCGCAAGGCCAGCGTGCGCTGTCGTCGCTGCTGGAGCTGTACGGGCAGCAGCGCACGGCCCCGGTCGACGGGCCGGATGGCGAGCGGGTGTCGCCGTTCGTGCAGGACTGGCGCAGCGCACCCTTCGACCGCTGGGCCGCGGCGCTGCGCACCCGGCTGCTGGCCGACGAGCCCTCGGCGATCCCCGCGCCGGTCACCGACGGGGCGGCTCCCGTCATGCCGTGGCCGCAGTTCGCGGATGCCGTCAAGCACGCCTACCGCAGCGCGCTGAATCCGCGGCAGCTCGCGGAGAGTGCGCTGCTGGGGACCCGGCTGGTGGCGCCCGGCGCGGACGCGGCGGCGCTGCGCGCGGTGCTGACCGAGACCGTGGCGCAGTTGCGTGCGCTGCCCGGACAGCGGCAGTTGGGCGACGTTCTGGAGATCACCTATCTGAACGGGCCGCGCAGCCAGCAGGCCGCGGCGAGCCGGGCGTCACTGTCCTTCAGCACCTACCGGCGCCGGCTGTCCGCCGCGCTGACGAGGGCCGCGGAACTGCTGCGCGAGCGCGAGCTGTACGGGTCGGTACCGCGGTGA
- a CDS encoding response regulator transcription factor codes for MIRTMIVDDDGLVRLALSDILEDAPGIIVAAQVSDGREAVQQATVQRLDVVLMDVRMPHMDGIEATRRMSALPEPPKVVMLTTFDLDQYVYDGLAAGAVGFLLKDSDPAEIIRAVEVVADGQAMLHPSAARRLIAHHHHMAHGASAAARARMERLTPRETDVLRLLAGGASNAEIAAGLGMRESTVKAHVSRILAALEVGNRVQAALCAKDAGLMR; via the coding sequence GTGATCCGGACGATGATCGTCGACGACGACGGCCTGGTGCGGCTGGCGCTCTCCGACATCCTGGAGGATGCCCCCGGCATCATCGTCGCCGCACAGGTTTCCGACGGCCGGGAAGCCGTCCAACAGGCCACCGTGCAGCGCCTGGACGTGGTGCTGATGGACGTGCGGATGCCCCACATGGACGGAATCGAGGCCACCAGGCGGATGAGCGCGCTGCCTGAGCCGCCCAAGGTCGTGATGCTCACGACGTTTGACCTGGACCAGTACGTCTACGACGGGCTGGCCGCCGGCGCGGTCGGCTTCCTGCTGAAGGACAGCGACCCTGCGGAGATCATCCGGGCCGTCGAGGTCGTCGCCGACGGGCAAGCGATGCTGCACCCCTCTGCTGCCCGACGACTCATCGCGCACCATCACCACATGGCGCACGGCGCCTCGGCCGCTGCCCGAGCCCGGATGGAGCGCTTGACGCCGCGCGAGACCGACGTGCTCAGGCTCCTGGCCGGCGGCGCGTCCAACGCTGAGATCGCCGCCGGGCTGGGCATGCGGGAGAGCACGGTGAAGGCGCACGTCAGCCGAATTCTGGCCGCCCTTGAGGTGGGCAACCGGGTGCAGGCTGCGCTGTGCGCCAAGGACGCCGGGTTGATGCGCTGA
- a CDS encoding sensor histidine kinase, with the protein MNKERGRAWPWWAEALMTCVVGAAAVQQAYVGAGGTLLSPRVGLAVALTLPVLLRRRKPVLAVVSTTVGAVLLGSFFPLLVVVFHRASRGRFVFEGLCVVAAMVGSSLAHPGNSLWLTRKYGPLAVLLLAVVIGLWAGNRRRHVAALAEQVNRLQVERELRSEQVRLEERTRIAAEMHDVLAHRLTVIALHTGALKRRAADLPEPVATRIGLLRTASTDALGDLRDVLGVLHGHDSGERPASRAPGLPALSTVIDEARAAGQQIEAVVEGRPDSVPASHRLAIHRLAQEALTNARKHAAGATAHLEVRYGPPQSTVVIRNPAGVSSEAATEGSGYGLVGLAERVAALNGRLEYGPTGSGGWRVAATIPLDDLRSRGVA; encoded by the coding sequence GTGAACAAGGAGAGGGGCCGGGCCTGGCCGTGGTGGGCCGAGGCGCTGATGACCTGTGTCGTCGGAGCGGCAGCGGTGCAACAGGCGTATGTGGGTGCGGGGGGCACGCTGCTCAGCCCCCGCGTCGGGTTGGCCGTGGCGCTGACTCTCCCGGTCCTGCTGCGGCGCCGCAAGCCGGTGCTCGCAGTAGTGAGCACCACGGTCGGCGCGGTGCTACTGGGATCGTTCTTCCCGCTACTGGTCGTGGTCTTCCATCGCGCTTCCCGGGGCCGGTTCGTCTTCGAGGGGCTGTGCGTGGTGGCCGCGATGGTCGGCAGTTCGCTGGCGCATCCGGGGAACAGCCTGTGGCTGACCCGTAAATACGGGCCGCTGGCAGTGCTGCTGCTCGCGGTGGTCATCGGACTGTGGGCCGGCAACCGCCGCCGGCACGTCGCCGCGCTTGCCGAACAGGTCAACCGTCTGCAGGTGGAGCGCGAACTCCGCTCCGAGCAGGTCAGGTTGGAGGAGCGCACCAGGATCGCTGCCGAGATGCACGATGTGCTCGCCCACCGGCTCACGGTCATCGCCCTGCACACCGGTGCTCTCAAGCGGCGGGCCGCCGACCTTCCCGAGCCGGTGGCCACCCGGATCGGTTTGCTGCGCACCGCGTCCACCGACGCGCTCGGCGATCTGCGAGACGTGCTGGGTGTGCTGCACGGCCACGACTCCGGGGAGAGGCCCGCCTCACGGGCACCCGGTCTGCCGGCACTTTCGACGGTGATCGACGAGGCGCGGGCGGCCGGACAGCAGATCGAAGCGGTCGTTGAGGGCCGCCCCGACTCCGTCCCGGCCAGTCATCGGCTCGCCATTCACCGACTTGCGCAAGAGGCCCTGACCAATGCCCGTAAGCATGCCGCCGGAGCGACCGCACACCTTGAGGTGCGCTACGGTCCGCCGCAGTCCACCGTGGTGATCCGAAACCCGGCCGGTGTCTCGTCCGAGGCCGCGACCGAGGGCTCCGGCTATGGCCTGGTCGGGCTGGCTGAGCGAGTCGCCGCGCTCAACGGCCGTCTGGAGTACGGTCCTACGGGATCGGGAGGCTGGCGGGTGGCCGCCACCATCCCGCTCGACGACCTGCGCAGCAGGGGAGTGGCGTGA